GTTTTCCTTGGACACTCTTACAATTCTTCAGCAGGTAGCAGATGGATCGATTTCTATGAATACCTGCCTGAAGGTCAGATTACTTCCAGTATTCTGGACGTTGGATATGTTCCACAATGGAACTGGTTCACCTGGGATGCAGCATTACCCGCTGGAACATCCCTCGGATTCATGGTTCGGGCATCCGGCAATCCCGATTTTCTTGGACTATGGTCCGCAATTTTCTACGCGCCTTTCAATCTCGAGGATATGCTTCCCGACAGCGCGAATTTCTTCCAGTACCGGCTCGTTATGGAAACAGATGATTCGAGGATCACGCCGATACTCCACCAGGTTGCAGCCGAATGGACACCTCTCGGGCTTGCGGAAGAGGAACCCCGCGGTTTTGCTCTTTCTTCACCAAACCCGACCTGCTGCGGGGGAAAGCTGACTTTCTCCGTCCCGGAAGCAGCCTCTGTGCGTATTGAAGCCTTTGATGTTTCAGGCAGACTCATCTTTATACTCACCGAAGAAATCTTCCAGCCCGGCCAGTATGATGTTTCCTTTCCCGATCTTCCCCCCGGCATCTATATAATCCGAATGATATCAGGTGAATTTGTTGCTTCAGAAATGCTGACAGTTTTCCGATAAATACCGGGAAGGTGGTAAAATTCGCGGGTTAGCGGGCTCTATAATCAGGAAGACACCTGTCTGATAATACCTGCCGGTGTGCTTTCCGTTCCCTGACCCAGCGGGTTGTCTCTGAGAATTTCTATAAGAAGTTCCTTGTTCAGATCAGGCGGGTAGACACCGAGGATATTTCCACCCAGATCGTTGATGTCGACCACAGCAGCTTTACAGCTGAAACGCTTTGCTATGATCTCCGAGACTCCGTTCGGATTATCTGGTGCAAGACTGACTGCTCTGTTGAATGGCGGAATTGTTCCGTTGGTGGGTCCGTCAATTGATCTGGCTTTCGAACCTGCAATCCGATAGAAGCCGCCTTTTCTGCCAAAGAGCTTGCCCAGAGCGCCTATGAATGCTGAAAACAGTATTCGAAGGGTACCGCATTCCCTAAGGGCGCACTCCATGGTCTCCGGCATTCCCAGGCCGATTCCATGTGGTGTTTTTGTTACGAATCTGCTCAGTAATACAGCAAGGCGCCTCGGATGGAGTGAACCATCATCCAGCAGATAGTACCTTCCCTGGCTTGCCCCGACTGCTTTTTCACTTATGAACAGTATATCGTCGGGAAAAAGGGTTACATCCGATTCTTTCAGGCCGTCTCCAATTGCGCCCAGTAGATCATCATCTTTAAGTATCAACTTTGTTTTCACGGGGATACGCTGCCAGGAGCAACCACCCGCATCAATAACTATCTGCTTCATATTTTACCTGACCCTTCCCGGCGAGTATGCTTCAGCGTAAAGCTGCAGACAAGAGGAGGAAAGAAAATGAATCTTGCGGGAGCACTAAGCTCGGATGTAAAGGAGTATTTAAGTACGAGGACAACGGTGATGGTTCCGGTTGGATCACTGGAACAGCATGGCTCTGCCGCACCGCTGGCCTGCGACACGATTATTCCGGTAAGACTCTGCGCGGCGGCAGGGCATGAGACGGGAACAGCCTTTACTCCAGCTGTTACA
This genomic stretch from Candidatus Aegiribacteria sp. harbors:
- a CDS encoding T9SS type A sorting domain-containing protein, encoding CKNDSILIYVNQDTGLTWERDPLGAANGNIKYIYMSELDGSPPMECLATVYSGLTLFWNSGDMWESQILSTLIKSVNIALPDVDLDGDPDVFSGDQEIGFWLENPGVMGELWPFHDSECVISTYAVNADISDDNKDDVFLGHSYNSSAGSRWIDFYEYLPEGQITSSILDVGYVPQWNWFTWDAALPAGTSLGFMVRASGNPDFLGLWSAIFYAPFNLEDMLPDSANFFQYRLVMETDDSRITPILHQVAAEWTPLGLAEEEPRGFALSSPNPTCCGGKLTFSVPEAASVRIEAFDVSGRLIFILTEEIFQPGQYDVSFPDLPPGIYIIRMISGEFVASEMLTVFR
- a CDS encoding coenzyme F420-0:L-glutamate ligase → MKQIVIDAGGCSWQRIPVKTKLILKDDDLLGAIGDGLKESDVTLFPDDILFISEKAVGASQGRYYLLDDGSLHPRRLAVLLSRFVTKTPHGIGLGMPETMECALRECGTLRILFSAFIGALGKLFGRKGGFYRIAGSKARSIDGPTNGTIPPFNRAVSLAPDNPNGVSEIIAKRFSCKAAVVDINDLGGNILGVYPPDLNKELLIEILRDNPLGQGTESTPAGIIRQVSS